Proteins encoded together in one Solanum lycopersicum chromosome 7, SLM_r2.1 window:
- the LOC101258472 gene encoding lysine-rich arabinogalactan protein 18 has product MSKLFGTVVVLFLVLNSGEAQNAPSQSPISSPSKSPAVKSQAPVSSPTKSPAVRSQAPVSSPSAPTISPSAAPVQSPKAASPVTSVSPALTPSISRSAPVPSVATPPPVSTPVSTPASSPAAADVPASTATPSVSPSIPSSSASPAESVDGPTTAPASLSPGTSPAPVADDVSAAISVLKVPMVLSGLAIWAALSI; this is encoded by the coding sequence ATGTCTAAATTATTTGGCACTGTTGTTGTACTTTTTCTCGTGTTAAATTCCGGTGAAGCGCAAAATGCACCTTCTCAATCCCCAATTTCTTCTCCCTCTAAATCACCGGCGGTAAAATCACAAGCACCGGTTTCTTCCCCGACTAAATCACCGGCAGTGAGATCTCAAGCACCGGTTTCTTCGCCCTCGGCTCCTACGATTAGCCCGTCTGCAGCGCCGGTACAGTCACCGAAAGCAGCTTCTCCAGTAACCAGCGTTTCACCCGCACTCACTCCGTCAATCAGTAGATCTGCTCCGGTTCCTTCTGTTGCAACTCCTCCGCCGGTATCAACGCCGGTGAGCACTCCGGCATCTTCCCCGGCAGCAGCGGATGTTCCGGCCAGCACTGCGACACCGTCAGTATCCCCAAGCATACCTTCAAGTTCAGCAAGTCCGGCGGAGTCTGTTGACGGACCTACTACGGCGCCGGCGAGTTTATCACCGGGAACTTCACCAGCACCCGTTGCTGATGATGTTTCCGCTGCAATTTCAGTGTTGAAAGTGCCGATGGTTCTAAGTGGGCTTGCTATTTGGGCCGCACTTTCAATTTGA
- the LOC101255812 gene encoding fasciclin-like arabinogalactan protein 1, whose product MQLPSSATVAAVVLSVVLFICATEAHNITHILADHKQFSTFNHYLTTTHLAAEINRRQTITVCAVDNAGMSDLLSKQLSIYTIKNVLSFHVLLDYFDAKKLHQITNGTALAATMFQATGSATGSSGFVNITDLRGGKVGLSPADYNGPPPAKFVKSIAEIPYNISVIQISTILPSDEAEAPTPGPSQMNLTSLMSAKGCKVFAETLLASPAEKTFEDNVDGGVTIFCPRDDAMKKFLPKFKNLTAEGKQSLLEYHGIPIYQSISNLKSNNGDMNTLATDGAKKYAVVIQNDGEDVTIKTKIVTAKITATVVDKLPLAIYSLDKVLLPEELFKASPTPAPAPAPEARAESPKHSKSPPAPASPAESPADSPADGPNGDADDLTDSGAVKYNAGASLAAVFSLWFAFNVLMEV is encoded by the coding sequence ATGCAGCTTCCGTCGTCGGCCACCGTGGCTGCGGTGGTTCTCTCCGTAGTCCTTTTTATTTGTGCCACTGAAGCTCATAACATTACTCACATTCTAGCCGACCATAAACAGTTCTCCACTTTCAACCATTACTTAACAACTACACACCTCGCCGCTGAAATTAACCGCCGGCAAACCATCACTGTTTGTGCTGTAGATAATGCCGGAATGTCAGATCTACTCTCCAAACAACTATCTATCTACACTATAAAAAACGTTCTCTCTTTTCACGTGCTTCTCGATTACTTCGACGCTAAAAAGCTTCACCAGATTACTAACGGCACGGCACTTGCCGCCACAATGTTTCAAGCTACCGGCTCAGCTACCGGATCTTCTGGATTCGTAAACATTACTGATCTAAGAGGAGGTAAAGTCGGGCTCAGTCCGGCTGATTACAACGGTCCTCCTCCGGCTAAATTTGTAAAATCAATCGCCGAGATTCCTTACAACATCTCCGTTATTCAAATAAGTACGATTTTACCCTCAGACGAAGCTGAAGCTCCGACTCCAGGACCAAGCCAAATGAATCTCACTTCTCTAATGTCAGCTAAAGGCTGCAAAGTTTTCGCCGAGACTCTATTAGCTTCTCCGGCTGAAAAAACGTTTGAGGATAACGTTGATGGCGGAGTAACAATATTTTGTCCACGAGATGATGCAATGAAGAAATTTTTgcctaaatttaagaatttaacaGCGGAAGGGAAGCAATCACTGCTCGAATATCATGGAATTCCTATATACCAATCGATTTCGAATTTGAAATCGAATAATGGAGATATGAACACTTTAGCTACTGACGGAGCTAAGAAGTACGCTGTAGTCATTCAAAATGACGGTGAAGATGTTACTATAAAAACGAAAATTGTGACGGCGAAGATCACGGCTACTGTGGTTGATAAACTGCCATTAGCGATTTACTCGCTTGATAAGGTGTTATTACCCGAGGAATTGTTCAAGGCTAGTCCTACTCCGGCGCCGGCGCCGGCACCGGAGGCACGTGCTGAATCTCCTAAGCACTCCAAGTCACCACCGGCACCTGCATCTCCGGCTGAGTCTCCAGCGGATTCTCCGGCGGATGGTCCCAACGGTGATGCTGATGATTTGACAGATAGCGGTGCTGTTAAGTACAATGCCGGAGCATCACTTGCCGCCGTTTTCAGTTTATGGTTTGCCTTCAACGTGTTGATGGAAGTTTGA